A portion of the Perognathus longimembris pacificus isolate PPM17 chromosome 20, ASM2315922v1, whole genome shotgun sequence genome contains these proteins:
- the Spesp1 gene encoding sperm equatorial segment protein 1 has product MTPAALLVALLLCPAPLPAHSRPTVSPDEEQNLHHYVQVLQDLLLSVPTKETDTELHSTSPTNVYSTGSKSPWQAKEGTGKPPTELNTAISSVSRDTAPVATGDFSQPTQKKKTTETTTAFWSIKPNNISVVLRTNEPFIEKEEPTPEPQPTGRQSRSPLTTTMFTMRTWTTTHFTTTPGRPDFEVTPESEDVPQLSGDYSAERQMMDKDEILRKITDVHFLVQHLPPGVSSSPESRAYIRASREYLKRSLALAAAAERRLEKMYQSPIFTGGRAGGGGVSDADAVINTLYNARPRLWEYLDVKSLAPEVRWKATAVVSTLKSILCAGQADSQTLIRKLLSNNIKILNLLNIPRQN; this is encoded by the exons ATGACGCCCGCCGCCCTCCTCGTCGCGCTGTTGCTGTGCCCTGCGCCCCTTCCCGCCCATTCAA gaCCCACTGTGTCCCCCGATGAAGAGCAAAACTTGCATCACTACGTGCAAGTCTTacaggacctgctgctcagtgtCCCGACCAAGGAGACAGACACTGAGCTCCACTCAACGTCTCCAACAAATGTTTACTCCACAGGGTCGAAGTCACCGTGGCAGGCGAAGGAGGGCACGGGCAAGCCTCCCACGGAGCTGAACACGGCCATCAGCTCCGTGAGCCGGGACACGGCACCTGTGGCCACGGGGGATTTCTCACAGCCCACCCAGAAGAAGAAAACGACGGAGACGACCACGGCCTTCTGGTCCATCAAGCCGAACAATATTTCTGTGGTCTTACGCACCAATGAACCTTTTATCgaaaaggagga gcccacacCCGAGCCCCAGCCCACGGGCAGGCAAAGCCGATCCCCGCTGACCACCACCATGTTCACCATGAGGACCTGGACTACCACCCACTTCACCACGACGCCCGGGCGCCCGGACTTCGAGGTGACCCCGGAATCGGAGGACGTCCCCCAGCTGTCGGGCGATTACAGCGCGGAGAGGCAGATGATGGACAAGGACGAGATTCTGAGGAAGATCACGGACGTCCACTTCCTGGTGCAGCACCTGCCCCCCGGGGTGAGCAGCAGCCCCGAGAGCAGGGCGTACATCAGGGCGTCCAGGGAGTACCTGAAGCGCAGCCTGGCGCTGGCCGCCGCGGCCGAGCGCCGGCTGGAGAAGATGTACCAGTCCCCCATCTTCacggggggccgggccggcggcggcggggtgTCCGACGCGGACGCGGTCATCAACACGCTGTACAACGCCAGGCCTCGGCTGTGGGAGTACTTGGACGTGAAATCCCTGGCCCCCGAGGTGCGGTGGAAGGCCACCGCCGTGGTGAGCACGCTCAAGAGCATACTGTGTGCGGGCCAAGCCGACAGCCAAACCCTTATTAGGAAACTATTAAGcaataatataaaaattctaaACCTACTTAATATTCCAAGACAAAACTGA